The genomic window GGCGCGGCCCTGATCGGCGGCTCGCAGATCGCGCACCATCTCGTCGGGGTCGATGCCCGTCCGGAGGCCGAGGAGGACGCTTGCGTGCGGTTCGGCGTCCAGCAGGTAGTAGGACTCGTCCTGCGTGTAGGGGATGCCGAATTTCTCGCGGATGTACGCCGTCAGCGGATGCACCTGGAGGGACAGGTTGCCGCCGCCGATCGTGTCCAGAAAGTCGAAACGGATCGGGAACTCGTCGCCGAAGCGTCCGAACACGGCCTCGCCGAGCAGCTCGCGCGGGTGCCGAAAAACGAGGTCGATCGACGGACACTCGAAACGCTCGTCGCCGAACCCCAGCAGCAGCGAGTTCTCCTCGGGGATGCAGTCAAAGCACCAGCCGATGTTGTCCCGGTCTTGTCCGACGTCGCAGACGCGCTGGATCCAATGTCCGCCCCAGGGGGCCGGGTCGAACGTGGGCACGACGCGCAGCGGGCGCCGGGCCGCCGCGGCCAGCGCGCGGTAGTAGGTGCGCGCGTCGAGGAGCTTCGGCCTTTCTGGCTGAGTGGTGTCCAGGATGAACCCAACGCGATCCCACAGCGTCTTGCGGTGGCGGTCGGCCACGCGCCAGTCGACGAAGAACGCCCGCTTGTACAACTCGCCCGGACGAGACCCCGCGTCGTCCAGGCCTAGCGATGACGACTCACCACGGCGCTGTCTCAGAGTCGCCTCCCACCGCGGGAGCCCGGCGTAAACGAGCAGGCCCTCGTCGCAGAGCATCGAGGCCC from Actinomycetota bacterium includes these protein-coding regions:
- a CDS encoding mannose-6-phosphate isomerase, whose product is MTASGGGPRDLRLPTGRTAPGNYDLRPFVPSGVASECTSGWDAVTRAIHSTGARVVIVECYPGVARGDVLRLAPPDTLLVDAADALLPPDEIRRLTQPFVTDDPVFGRMARLGLRDLFDPTASMRLRERIASHDGRVFVHGTGASMLCDEGLLVYAGLPRWEATLRQRRGESSSLGLDDAGSRPGELYKRAFFVDWRVADRHRKTLWDRVGFILDTTQPERPKLLDARTYYRALAAAARRPLRVVPTFDPAPWGGHWIQRVCDVGQDRDNIGWCFDCIPEENSLLLGFGDERFECPSIDLVFRHPRELLGEAVFGRFGDEFPIRFDFLDTIGGGNLSLQVHPLTAYIREKFGIPYTQDESYYLLDAEPHASVLLGLRTGIDPDEMVRDLRAADQGRA